From the genome of Malus sylvestris chromosome 13, drMalSylv7.2, whole genome shotgun sequence:
attatttgttaaaaagaatttataaaaaaaaacatgttttGATGGTAAATATGAATTTTTGTCGGCCACTACAAACATACAAAATACCCATGTTAGATTTATGTAACGCTCTCCCAACCCCCCCCCTCACTAACCCACCCcacattaggggtgggttcaaaaaaccgaaaaccgaaccaaatcgaaccgaatcaaattaattaaattaatttttttatttaattatttgttttgggtattattttctaaacccaatttgtaaattaaaatgtgctaaacctaATGTGTTTCCAAACTTTaagatcaaaatatttaaaaaatgcctataaaaactctaaaccgtaacctattatttctccccatgtaaggttccggaaccaaaccttctcctgaagtacctacatccatctctatagcactgtctacttctgccccagttttcttttccaaatctactctcatataacatgtaacagaatccataaacatttatttcaggTAGATTGCTtgcgtaatttgtgatggaaaaaaatccaacactaaataaatccagcATTAttgtttttccaaaaaaaaaaataaaaaatccaacacacactaaataaatccagcattacttttactaatcaagttgtcaacaagCAATTAaaagcaaacaaccctgatctttgaacaacatcatacaatttaacttttctaagtcatttgtacgatttttgtgttgtgaggttgttagtttggactttggaagacttgattgatgattttagttcaactttaaatgtttattttcattgtcttttattctagttagaatgattatgttatgattgtgttggagatgttaaaattttaaatttcaatgtttttcattttttgaaacaaaacaaaaaaccgaaatcgaacagaaaaaaaaccgaacaaaaaaaaaaccgaaaaaaaatgaaccgaaccgatttgaaccgaacccacccctaccccCATCACCACGCCCACGCTCCAACCCACCGCAcaaaaaaccaataaaaactTTATCCAAATGGCAATAAAAACTTTATtaattggtttaaattttgtttaaaaatctaaataattgtattattacacttaGTGTATCTAATTGTGTTCTcaatacactaaaaaatctctcatccaAATGGTCTATGTGGTCTCCTATCGCATCTCACGTGATGAGAAAGACGATTTGTGGATGTTAGAAGTTGGATTCTTTTGAGTGAGCCCTAACGACATAGTAACTTATTCTCCCACTTTTGATATTAAACCTAATAGCTAGCGACCGTGCATTTTTGAACATTTTGAGTTACACTTGATTGAGCGGTAGGAATATTATGAAATCTTTTCTCTTGTCATTCAAGCTCGACATATGTCTAAAGAACAATTGGGGAATAATTGAAATTGAAAGCTTTGCTTTAATCTTTTATTGCTCAAATGATGGTTGTTTCTTAATCGTACACACTTCAGTAAATATTAGATCATCATATATTTACTGATGCAGTGCATTTGATCGTGTTATACTTTAAGCATTTGAATTAAATTTGTTGTCTCTTCGTAccttatatatgtatattttatttatttattgggaCCTAGAATTGGCTAGGGAGATGTGTTTCGTTAGTTTGTCGTAACATCCGATGAAGTTTAGGAAAATCCTGACATGGTATTTTTGTGGTGTTTACTCGGTCTCATTTGTTATTGTTTTCCCTGTTTGGTCTTATGGCCGTTCTATATTTATACTCCTCCTTCCTTAAAATATCTGTTAACACGTTACCTAAGTTTTCATTGCAACTTTTATCCCCACCATCGTGGCATTATACCATTGGGTTCTACAACATTGTTGCGATTTCCTTGCAATGATGTGGTTTGCATGTCGTATTTTTCTGGCCTATTACTGGTTGTATATGTATATCTATGTCATCATGTGATGCATACCATGTCGTGGAACACAGTGTGATAATGCTGTGGTGGTAGGGGGGAAGTTGGGAGGTGTAGTACTCTACTTTCTCGTTTATGTGTCTGACGATAAAACCTGAGTATGCGAACATGTTCTGCTCCTTTTGGATTCAAATTGTAGTTACTGTATGAAAATTGTACATCTTATCCCATGACTTACCATGGTTTCTAATACCTcgctattttatttatttggtcATATCAGTATTGAGATCTTTAAGCACCATAAAGAAGAACGTATTGCCCGCACTTGGGGAACAACTGCCCCTGGTTTGCCTTATGTTGATCAAGCCATAACCAATGCTGGAAACTGGCTGATTGGAGGTGACCTGGAGGTTCTAGAACCTATAAAGTACAACGATGGCCTTGATCGCTTCCGATTGTCTCCTGCACAACTCCGTGATGAATTTACAAAGCGCAATGCTGATGCTGTATTTGCGTTTCAGCTGCGAAATCCTGTTCACAATGGACATGCTTTGCTGATGACCGATACCCGTCGTCGGCTTCTTGAGATGGGATACAAGAACCCCATTCTCTTGCTTCATCCATTGGGAGGCTATACAAAGGCAGATGATGTTCCACTTAGTTGGCGAATGAAACAACATGAGAAGGTATAGAAACTTTTTGCTTGTTGAAAGCCCAAACTAAATTGCGTGCACTGATGCTGGAACCGATACATGTTGTGTAGAACTGCCTGTCCTTGGCCAAAAACTGATTCTGTTTGATATCATCTAATGTTCCCTCAGGTTCTTGAGGATGGTGTTCTTGATCCTGAGACGACTGTGGTTTCCATATTCCCCTCTCCCATGCACTATGCTGGCCCAACTGAGGTGCAGTGGCACGCAAAGGCTAGGATTAATGCAGGTGCTAACTTTTACATTGTTGGTCGGGACCCTGCAGGGATGGATCATCCAACAGAGAAGAGAGATCTGTATGATGCCGATCATGGCAAGAAAGTATTGAGTATGGCACCTGGACTGGAGAGACTTAACATCCTTCCCTTCAAGGTATATAAATTATTTGGCTGTGATACTTCTTGTCCTTCTTCTATGATATCTTTCGTCATCGTTAAGTTATTCCCTTGCAGGTTGCTGCTTATGATAAAACTCAAGGTAAAATGGCATTTTTTGATCCCTCAAGGCCTCAGGACTTCCTTTTCATATCCGGCACAAAGGTACATGTCCTTTTAATGTTATATCAAACAAGTTTCCTTACTGTTATAGCCAACCATTCAAAGTAGTATTTAAAGAAAAACACGTTGCGTTTTTGTTTTATCTCAAACAAGCTGCAAATTACTATGACAGATGCGAACGCTTGCAAGGAACAAAGAGAACCCTCCCGAAGGATTCATGTGCCCTAATGGCTGGAAGGTGCTTGTCGACTACTATGATAGTTTGGTTCCTGCGGACAACGACAAAGTCCCAGAAGCAGTTCCAGCTTAGATGGAGCTGATGCATCATATTGTACTTGCACTATTTGTTTGGGAGGTAGCTAATTTAGTCTCTTCTGTGCAATCAAGATTACTTGATCGCTAATTAGTCTCCTTTGTGTGATCAAGATTTTCCTAAGATTCTCTCACCAGTTTCTAATAAAACCATGTGAGGCATTGGTGCAGAGAAACGATGTTCGCCTCGACTGTAATTAACGCCCCGAAATTGCATCTTGCATCGCTGCATTTGTGCATGGCCGCGGTGCATTGTATCATACTGTGGTTTTCTTCTATAGAACATAGATTTTGCTATGCctttaattttgtcaaaacttTCCTCTATTGTATGCACTGGCTATGATTTAAGGTGTTGAATCCAAAAGAAAAGCATGATCAAATCTAAATTTCTTGG
Proteins encoded in this window:
- the LOC126596919 gene encoding ATP sulfurylase 1, chloroplastic-like encodes the protein MASMATLFVNTPYHSHSFPKPSSAHFAPVLKLSTHLGSKPRNRQRLRISNGLIEPDGGKLAELFVEESKKGETKKKAAALPRIKLSRIDLQWVHVISEGWSSPLRGFMRESEFLQTLHFNSLRLDDGSVVNMSVPIVLAIDDAQKRRIGQSTRVALVNSDDNLIAILKDIEIFKHHKEERIARTWGTTAPGLPYVDQAITNAGNWLIGGDLEVLEPIKYNDGLDRFRLSPAQLRDEFTKRNADAVFAFQLRNPVHNGHALLMTDTRRRLLEMGYKNPILLLHPLGGYTKADDVPLSWRMKQHEKVLEDGVLDPETTVVSIFPSPMHYAGPTEVQWHAKARINAGANFYIVGRDPAGMDHPTEKRDLYDADHGKKVLSMAPGLERLNILPFKVAAYDKTQGKMAFFDPSRPQDFLFISGTKMRTLARNKENPPEGFMCPNGWKVLVDYYDSLVPADNDKVPEAVPA